A stretch of the Lolium perenne isolate Kyuss_39 chromosome 3, Kyuss_2.0, whole genome shotgun sequence genome encodes the following:
- the LOC127344068 gene encoding uncharacterized protein: MGERRRRAAAGAARADDDKPAAPAPTVWFALKKSLQCRSQPSEVHVPKPKSSTTSSSAGHHLSSIATKRAAPRSGCSRSIANLRDVIHGSKRHPGQPPSSCSPRSIGSSEFLNPIAHEVVLSTNSRCELKITGFGGLAAPGAHAHDADNGVVSSSFVGTLRPGTPGPGWAHGGGLQYSGSCRGGSMRCTPPRSPNPLLDRDREAAPPTAHRASCEAADPGVKKGSSAAGLSCHRCSEHFAKWEALEAHHLSKHAVTELVEGDSSRKIVEIICRTSLLKSESSCVRIERVFKVHNTQRTLSRFEEYRESVKLKAGKLPKKHPRCLADGNELLRFHGATLACALGSGGGSSLCASDRCAVCRIIRHGFSSSRDKEGRAGAGVGVFTTSTSGRAFESVLLDADAAGVDDAKEAATGGARKALLVCRVIAGRVHKPLDNLKEFVGQTGFDSLAGKVGPYANIEELYLLNPRALLPCFVVICKP, from the exons ATGGGCGAGAGGCGGAGGCGCgcggccgccggcgccgcccggGCCGACGACGACAAGCCCGCGGCGCCGGCGCCCACGGTCTGGTTCGCGCTCAAGAAGTCGCTGCAGTGCCGCTCGCAGCCGTCGGAAGTCCACGTGCCCAAGCCCAAGTCCAGCACCACCAGCTCCAGCGCCGGCCACCACCTGTCCTCCATCGCCACCAAGCGCGCGGCGCCGCGGTCCGGGTGCTCGCGCTCGATAGCCAACCTGCGGGACGTCATCCACGGCAGCAAGCGCCACCCGGGCCAGCCGCCCAGCAGCTGCAGCCCGCGCTCCATCGGCAGCAGCGAGTTCCTCAACCCCATCGCGCACGAGGTCGTGCTCAGCACCAACTCCCGCTGCGAGCTCAAGATCACCGGCTTCGGCGGCCTCGCCGCTCCCGGCGCGCACGCGCACGACGCAGACAACGGCGTCGTCTCGTCGTCCTTCGTGGGCACGCTCCGCCCGGGCACGCCGGGGCCCGGGTGGGCGCACGGCGGCGGGCTGCAGTACAGCGGCTCCTGCCGGGGCGGCAGCATGCGGTGCACGCCGCCCAGGTCGCCCAACCCGCTGCTCGACAGGGACCGCGAGGCCGCCCCGCCCACGGCACACCGGGCGTCCTGCGAGGCCGCCGACCCAGGCGTCAAGAAGGGCTCCTCCGCCGCCGGACTCAGCTGCCACAGGTGCAGCGAGCACTTCGCCAAATGGGAGGCGCTCGAGGCGCACCACTTATCCAAACATGCAG TGACTGAGCTGGTTGAGGGGGACTCGTCCCGGAAGATCGTGGAGATCATCTGCCGGACGAGCCTGCTCAAGTCGGAGAGCAGCTGCGTGCGGATCGAGCGCGTGTTCAAGGTGCACAACACGCAGCGCACGCTGTCCCGCTTCGAGGAGTACCGCGAGTCGGTGAAGCTCAAGGCGGGGAAGCTGCCCAAGAAGCACCCGCGCTGCCTCGCCGACGGCAACGAGCTGCTGCGCTTCCACGGCGCCACGCTCGCCTGCGCGCTCGGCTccggcggcggcagcagcctctgcGCCTCCGACAGGTGCGCCGTCTGCCGCATCATCCGCCACGGCTTCTCCTCCTCCAGGGACAAGGAGGGTAGGGCCGGAGCGGGCGTCGGCGTCTTCACAACCTCCACCAGCGGCCGCGCGTTCGAGTCCGTCCTCCTCGACGCCGACGCGGCCGGCGTTGATGACGCCAAGGAGGCGGCCACCGGCGGCGCGCGCAAGGCGCTGCTGGTGTGCAGGGTCATCGCCGGCAGGGTGCACAAGCCGCTGGACAACCTCAAGGAGTTCGTGGGGCAGACGGGGTTCGACTCGCTGGCCGGCAAGGTCGGGCCCTACGccaacatcgaggagctctacctgCTGAACCCGAGGGCGCTGCTCCCGTGCTTCGTCGTCATATGCAAGCCTTGA